The Populus alba chromosome 6, ASM523922v2, whole genome shotgun sequence genome contains a region encoding:
- the LOC118058473 gene encoding anthocyanidin 3-O-glucosyltransferase 6-like produces MKKAEVVLIPVPAMGHVVALVEVAKLLVQRDDRLSTTVIIMHPALDPSTTKYTESLAASTLPDRMRVVNLPNLESKTEDTKDLNWLTSMIESQKPHVEEYVSKMRTQSQLSPDSPQLAGFIFDTFATGMKDVANGFGVPWYAFSTSGAAFMGSMFYLQALHDDEGVNLIEFEDSDALLEIPSLASPLPAKLLPSIVFKQESLTIFLEHARIMREARSILVNTFLEFESYALHSLSNGKNPPVYPVGPIVKHVGDARDLPSDGSKDIMEWLDDQPPSSVMFLCFGSWGSFCGKQVKEIACALEHCGHRFLWSLRKPSSQKGKAESPSDYLNFQEILPEGFLDRTIKIGKVIGWAPQVEILAHPAVGGLASHCGWNSTLESVRFGVPVATWPLYAEQQFNAFQMVIDLGLAVEIKMDYRRDFLGDNEIIVSSEDIVKAIKHVMEEDGEVRKKVKEMSRISEKSLKDGGSSFSSLGRLIEEMIDNIS; encoded by the coding sequence atgaagaaagcagAGGTGGTGTTAATCCCCGTACCTGCTATGGGTCATGTTGTGGCCCTGGTAGAGGTAGCTAAGCTTCTTGTTCAACGTGATGACAGGCTTTCCACCACTGTCATCATAATGCATCCAGCTCTTGATCCCAGCACCACCAAATACACCGAGTCACTTGCTGCATCAACTCTGCCTGATCGTATGCGAGTCGTTAACTTGCCGAATCTTGAGTCCAAAACAGAAGATACTAAAGACCTTAACTGGCTCACTTCCATGATTGAAAGCCAAAAACCCCATGTCGAAGAATATGTTTCGAAGATGAGAACTCAGTCCCAGTTGAGTCCGGACTCACCTCAACTTGCTGGGTTTATTTTTGATACGTTTGCTACTGGCATGAAAGATGTGGCTAATGGATTTGGGGTTCCATGGTATGCTTTCTCTACTTCAGGTGCAGCTTTTATGGGTTCCATGTTTTATCTTCAGGCTCTTCATGATGATGAGGGAGTGAACCTTATTGAGTTCGAGGACTCGGATGCTCTGTTAGAAATTCCGAGTTTGGCAAGCCCACTTCCTGCTAAACTCTTGCCTTCGATAGTGTTCAAGCAAGAATCCCTCACTATTTTTCTTGAACATGCAAGAATAATGAGGGAAGCAAGGAGTATCTTGGTGAATACATTTTTAGAGTTCGAATCTTATGCGCTTCACTCTCTTTCTAACGGCAAAAACCCTCCTGTGTATCCAGTCGGACCCATTGTGAAACATGTAGGAGATGCTCGTGATTTGCCGTCGGACGGGAGCAAGGACATTATGGAATGGCTTGATGATCAACCTCCATCATCAGTTATGTTCTTATGCTTCGGCAGTTGGGGAAGTTTTTGTGGAAAACAGGTGAAAGAGATTGCTTGTGCACTAGAACATTGTGGACATCGGTTTTTGTGGTCCTTGCGTAAACCTTCATCACAGAAAGGTAAAGCGGAATCACCAAGTGATTATCTAAATTTTCAAGAGATTTTGCCTGAAGGTTTTTTGGATCGTACAATCAAGATCGGAAAGGTGATTGGATGGGCTCCTCAAGTGGAAATTTTAGCTCATCCAGCCGTGGGAGGATTGGCATCGCATTGCGGATGGAATTCTACACTAGAGAGTGTAAGATTTGGTGTTCCGGTGGCTACCTGGCCGTTGTACGCAGAGCAACAATTTAATGCGTTCCAAATGGTGATTGATTTGGGATTAGCTGTGGAAATTAAAATGGATTACAGGAGGGATTTTCTTGGTGATAATGAGATAATTGTGAGCAGTGAAGATATAGTGAAAGCAATAAAACATGTCATGGAGGAGGATGGCGAGGTGAGGAAGAAGGTAAAAGAGATGAGCAGAATTAGTGAGAAAAGCTTGAAGGATGGTGGATCTTCATTCTCTTCGTTGGGTCGTCTAATCGAAGAAATGATAGACAACATCTCTTGA